Proteins from one Gossypium raimondii isolate GPD5lz chromosome 8, ASM2569854v1, whole genome shotgun sequence genomic window:
- the LOC105793167 gene encoding uncharacterized protein LOC105793167, which produces MCKQFEDGLNEDIKLLVGILEVKEFVFLVNRAHKIDDLSKEKEKLILKSEIQEKGSKTQVTSVASVGSVKDNKCDSQRCGRRDFGECRAKDGACFKCGSLKHFSRDCPKIFDKEKVQNIRSSNNTMRGRPPRNPKNVICSCGVTKHSAVRSEARAPARASAIRALEEAFAPDVITGTFSIIDPDVIALIDPR; this is translated from the exons ATGTGTAAGCagtttgaagatggattaaatGAGGATATAAAACTTCTAGTTGGGATTCTCGAGGTGaaagaatttgtttttttagtcAATAGAGCACATAAAATCGATGATCTTagcaaagagaaagaaaagctaATTTTGAAGTCAGAGATTCAAGAAAAAG GTTCTAAGACGCAAGTTACGTCTGTAGCTAGTGTAGGTAGTGTTAAAGATAATAAATGTGATTCTCAACGGTGTGGACGTCGAGATTTTGGAGAGTGCAGAGCGAAAGACGGGGCGTGTTTCAAGTGTGGTTCACTTAAGCATTTTAGTCGTGATTGCccgaaaatatttgataaagaAAAAGTTCAGAATATTCGATCTAGCAACAATACCATGAGGGGTAGACCACCACGTAACCCTAAAAATGTTATTTGTAGTTGTGGTGTAACAAAACACTCTGCTGTGAGATCCGAGGCACGAGCACCAGCTAGGGCTTCCGCTATTCGTGCACTAGAGGAAGCTTTTGCGCCAGATGTTATTACGGGTACTTTCTCTATCATTGACCCtgatgttattgctttgattgatcctaGATAA